The Streptomyces sp. NBC_01439 genome contains the following window.
GCCTAAGTTCCGGTCGCGGCTGCGTCGGCGTGCCGACCCGTCCGGGCGGTGGATCGAAGGGATGACGTAGAGCGACATGGGCACGATCGCAGTGGAACGCCCCGTGCCCGGGGGCGTGACGGAGGCCCGTCGGCGGCGGGTCGTGGGCTCACTCGCCCTGGTGCTGGTCCTCCTGGCCGCCGTGGTGGTCTCGTTGGCCGTCGGTGCGCGGGCGCTGACCCCCGCCGAGGTGTGGCGCGGGTTATCGGCGGCGCCGGACCCCGACCAGCGACTCACCGAGATACGCCTCATCGTGCGGACCGTACGGGTGCCGCGCACGGTGCTCGCGGTCGCGGCGGGCGTGGCCCTGGGGGTCGGCGGGGCGCTGATCCAGGGGTACACGCGCAATCCGATCGCCGACACGGGCCTGCTGGGCGTGAACTCCGGCGCCTCCTTCGCCGTGGTGCTGGTGATCGCCCTGTTCGGGTTCGCCAACCCGTTCCAGTACGTCTGGTTCGCCTTCTTGGGCGCCGCGGTCGCCGGCGTCGTCGTCTTCGGACTGGCGAGCATCGGCCGGGGGGCCGGTAACCCGCTGACCCTCGCGCTGGCCGGACAAGGGGTCACGGTGTTCCTCGCCGCGATGACCACGGCGGTCGCGCTGTCCGACAAGGCCTCGCTGAACGCCCTGCGGTTCTGGAACGCGGGCTCCGTGGCCGGTGTCGGGTTCGACGTCATCTGGCCGGTGATCGCGTTCATCGCCGTCGGGCTGCTGCTCGCGCTGATCACCCTGCCCGCCCTGAACCTGCTCAACCTCGGCGACGACGTCGCGCGGGGGCTGGGGGTGAACATCGTGCTCAGCCGGACCATCGGCATCGCCGCCATCACCCTGCTCGCGGGAGCCGCCACGGCGGCGTGCGGCCCCATCGCCTTCCTCGGCCTGATGGTGGCCCACATGGCCCGGTACCTGACCGGGCCGGACTACCGCTGGCTGGTGCCGTACGCGGGCCTGCTCGGTGCCGTCGTCCTGCTGGTCTGCGACATCGCGGGGCGTCTGCTGGTGCGGCCGGGGGAGTTGGACGCGGGGGTCGTCGTGGCCCTCCTCGGGGCCCCGTTCTTCGCGGCCCTGGTGTGGCGCGGAAAGTTCAAGAGCGCATGACCGGAACCGAGGTGACCGAGGTGAAGGCATTGGCACCGGTGACGCCGGGCGTGCGGCTCGGCCCCGTCTCGTTCGTGTGGCGGCCGTGGGTCGTGTGCGTCACGCTGCTGCTGGCGGCGGCGACCTTCCTGATGTTCTGCGTGTCCATCGGCGTGGGGGACTTCCCCATCGGCCTGTCACGGGTGATGGCCGCGGTCGTGGGCGGCGGCGAGCAGGTCGACAAGTTCGTGATCATGGACCTGCGGATGCCGCGCGCCCTGGCCGGGCTCGTCGTGGGCATCGCGCTCGGGGTGTCCGGGGCGATCACCCAGTCGATCGCGCGCAACCCGCTGGCCAGCCCGGACATCCTGGGGATCACGTGGGGCGCCGGCGCGGTCGCGGTGTTCCTGGTGACCGTGTCGGGCGGGACCGCGGCGGCGGTCGTCAACTCCGTGGGCCTGTCCGGGGCGGCGCTCGCGGGCGGCCTCGGCACGGGGCTCCTCGTGTACTTCCTGGCGTGGCGACGCGGGATCGACGGCTTCCGGCTCATCCTCATCGGCATCTCGGTGAGCGCCGTCATGGAGGCGATCACCACCTGGCTGCTGGTCACGGCCGACATCAGGGACGTGGCCCGGGCCCAGGCCTGGCTGGTCGGCTCCCTGGACAACCGGTCGTGGGACGACGTGGGCGTCGCGCTGTGGTGCACCCTGGCCCTGATGGTCGTCGTGACGGTGGTCGCGTTCCAGTTCAAACCGCTGCACCTCGGTGACGACGTGGCCGCGGGCCTCGGCGTCCGGTACGCGAGGGTGCGCGCGGTGCTGCTGCTGTGCGCGGTGCTGCTGGCCGGCGTGGCGGTGAGCGCCGCCGGCCCGGTCTCGTTCGTCGCACTGGTGGCGCCGCAGGTGGCGATGCGGCTGGCGAAGTGCCCGACACCGCCGATGGCGGCCTCCGGGATGGTCGGGGCCCTGCTGCTGATCGGCGCGGACCTGGTCGCCCGTACGGCACTGCCGATCACCCTCCCGGTCGGGGTGGTGACCGCCGTGATCGGCGGCCCCTTCCTCATTTACCTGCTGGTGCGGGCCAACCTCCGCTAGCCGGTGTCCCCGTAGACGTCCAGACATCAGACCTTCAGACACCAGACCCTTCAGACATGCCTATTTCAGGGGGAGTTGTGGCCGTATCGCAGATCGCCGGGATCGAGTCCGACGGGGACGAGGCCGTACGGCTGGCGGCCAGAGGGGTCACCGTCGGGTACGGCGGCCGGGTGGTCATCGACGACCTCCACGTGTCGATCCCCCCGCAGGTGATCACCACGATCATCGGCTCCAACGGGTGCGGGAAGTCGACCCTGTTGCGGACCCTGTCCCGGCTGCTCAAACCGACCAGCGGATCGGTCGTGCTGGACGGTGAGGACATCGGCCGGCTCAGGACCAGGGACGTGGCCAAGAAGCTCGGCCTGCTGCCGCAGGCTCCGGTGGCGCCGGAGGGGCTCACCGTGGCCGACCTCGTCGCCAGGGGGCGCCATCCGCACCAGAGTTGGCTGCGGCAGTGGTCCTCCGACGACGCCGACGTCGTGGCGCGGGCCCTGGCCATGACCGGGGTGTCCGACCTGGCCGACCGTCCGGTCGACGCGCTGTCCGGCGGGCAGCGGCAGCGGGTCTGGATCTCGATGACGCTGGCACAGGGCACCGACCTGCTGCTCCTGGACGAGCCGACCACCTATCTGGACCTGGCGCACGCGATCGACGTGCTCGACCTCGTGGACGACCTGCACGAGTCGGGGTGCACCGTGGTCCTGGTGCTGCACGACCTCAATCTGGCCACGCGCTACAGCGACAACCTCATCGTGATGAAGGCCGGTTCGATCCTTGCGCAGGGGCATCCCCGTGACGTGATCACCGCGGAGCTGTTGTACGAGGCGTTCGGGTTGCGCGCCAAGGTGATCGACGACCCGGTGGGGGACCGGCCGCTGATCGTGCCCATCGGGCGCGCCCACGTGAACACCCCATAGATCAAACAAAGTTACGTTGCAAGTAAGGCTAGGCTAGCCTCACTTGAGCGCGGTAGGGTTTGGCTGCCCTCGGGCGGAACTGCAGTGGACGGCACGAAAGCAAGGGATTTCGGATGCTTTTCCATCGAACGACACGTATGAAGCCCTGGCAGCGGCTGGCGGCAGGAGTGTCCGCCGCGACCCTCGGTGTCGGCCTCCTGGCCGGATGCGGTTCCGATTCGGCGGACCAGGCCGACAAGAAGAGCGACGGCGCCCCGGCCGCCGGGGGCACCTTCCCGGTCACCGTCGAGCACGCCTTCGGATCGACCAAGGTCGACAAGGCCCCCAAGCGGGTCGTCTCGGTCGGATACACCGACGACCAGGCCATCCTGGCGCTCGGCATCAAGCCGGTCGGCATGGTCGACCAGTACCCGAACCCGCCGGGCACCTCCCCCGACATCAACACCCAGTGGCCGTGGGTGAAGGACAAGTGGGGGGACACCCGCCCCGAGGTCATCATGAACAACGGTGACGCCGGCCCGAACTACGAGAAGATCGCGGCCCTGCGCCCGGACCTGATCATCGTCGTGTACTCCGAGATCGACCAGGCCGGCTACGAGAAGCTCTCCAAGATCGCCCCGACGGTGGGCCGCACCAAGGCCGAGAAGGAGCCGTTCAGCGCTCCCTGGCAGGACAACGCCGTCCACATCGCCAAGGCGCTCGGCCAGGAGGCCAAGGGCACCGAGCTGGTGAAGGGCATCCAGGACAAGCTCGACACGGCCAAGAAGGCGCACCCCGAGTTCGCGAACCAGACCGCCGTCCCCCTGTCCTGGTACAAGGACTCGGTGGCCCCGTTCACCACCACCGACGTCCGCGGCCGGCTGGTGACGGGCATCGGCTACAAGGGCCAGACCGAGATCGACAAGATCGCGGACGGCAAGTTCTACACCACGCTCTCCCCGGAGCGCATGGACCTCGTCGACGTCGACCGCCTCTTCGTCATCGCCGACAAGGCGGACCAGGAAGCACTGAAGAAGTTCCAGCTGTTCACCAACCTGAACGCGGTCAAGAACGGCAAGGTCTCCTACCTCCTCGACAGCGAGGGCCCGGCCGTCGGCGCGGCCATGTCCCAGGGCACCCTGCTCTCCCTGCCCTACGCGATCGACGAACTCGTCAAGTCGGTCGGTTAAGTGTGAGCATCACCGCCGCGCGCGTCGCCCCGTCGACCCTGCGCACCACGACCGGACGCGAGGCCACCCGCTGGGTCGCGGCGCACTGCCGCGAGGTGCCGTGGCTGACCATCGCCACCGTGTTCACCACGGTGGCGGGGGCGGCCCTCCAGGTGCTCCCGCTGCTCCTGCTCGGTCGGGTCGTCGACGGGGTGGTCGCGGGCGGACCGCGCTCGATCCTGGTCACGACCGGGGTGTTGATGGTGGCCGCCGCGCTGCTCGGCGCGGCGGCCACCGCCCTGTCGACCTACCTCATCGGGCGCCTCGGTGCGGACCTGCTCGCACGGCTGCGCGAAGGCGCCGTCCGGGCGGTGCTGGGGATGCCGAGCGCCCGGATCGAGCAGGTCGGCCGGGGAGACGTGCTCTCCCGGGTCGGCGACGACGTGGCCGTGCTGTCCAAGGGCATCAGGACGGCCGTTCCCACCGTGTTCTCGGCGGGGGTGCTGGTCGTCATCGCCACGCTCGGCATGTTCGGCCTGGACTGGCGGCTCGGACTGGCCGGTGCCTGCGCGCTGCCCGCGTACGGGCTGGCCCTGCGCTGGTACCTGCCCCGCTCCGCCCCGCTCTACCAGAAGCAGCGGGCGGCCCAGGCCGACCGTGCGCAGGCCCTGATCAGCGGGTTGAACGGGATAGACACGGTCCGGGCGTACCGCCTCGAAGGGGCCGTCCGCGAGAAGGTCACCCACGAGTCGTGGCGGGTGCGCGAACTCGGAATCGAGGTGTTCCGGCTCTTCGGCCGCTTCGTCGGCCGGGAGAACCGCGCCGAGTTCATCGGACTGGTCCTCATCATCGTCGTGGGGTACGCCCTGCTGGAGGCCGACGCCGCCAGCCTCGGCGAGGTCTCCGCGGCCCCACTGCTGTTCCACCGCCTCTTCACCCCGCTCGGCTCCATCATGTTCACCTTCGACGAGGCGCAGAAGTCGGGCGCGAGCCTGACCCGCCTGGTCGGAGTGCTGGAGGAGGACTCCGAGGACCGGCTGGTGGGCGCCCTGGCCGCGGCCCGTGCGGCGGACCCGCCCGACCCGGTGCCCGTGACGGTGCGCGGGCTGACGTTCCGCTATCCCGACTCCGAGGAGCCGGTCGTCCGGGACGTCGACCTCACGATCCCGGCCGGCACCTCGCTCGCGCTGGTCGGGGCGACGGGCGCGGGCAAGTCCACCCTGGCCGCGCTGATCGCGGGCATCGGCACCCCGCAGGCCGGATCGGTGCACATGGGGTCCACCGACCTCGCCGGTCTCGACGAGGCCGGGGCGCGGGCCCTGGTCAGCATCCTGACGCAGGAGACGCACGTCTTCTCCGGTCCGCTCGCCGAGGACCTGCGCCTGGCCGCACCGGAGGCGACCGACGCCCAGCTGATGGACGCCCTGCGCACGATCGGTGCCGACGCATGGGTCGACGCGCTGCCCGACGGGCTGAACACGCCCGTCGGCGAGGGCGGCGAACGCCTCGACGGCACCAAGGTCGCCCACATCGCCCTGGCCCGGCTGGTGCTGGGCCGCACCCCCGTCGTGGTGCTCGACGAATCCACGGCGGAGGCGGGCAGCGAGGGGGCGGCCGAGCTGGAACGGGCCGTGCTCGCCGCGTGCGCGGGCCGGACCACGCTGTTCGTGGCGCACCGGCTGACCCAGGCGATGGCGGCGGACCGGATCGCCGTACTGGACGCGGGACGCGTCGTGGAGCAGGGGACGCACGAGGAGTTGGTGGCCCTGGGCGGCCGCTACGCACGACTGTGGCGGGCCTGGCGCGAAGGCAGTTAGGCAGCCCATTTTTCGGTTGGGCCGACATATCGATCTGGAAAGGGCGTTGAGCCTCCGATGACGGAATCGACCGCTCGTCTCGTGCTGCTTCCCCCCACCCGCCTGGCAGACGTGCGCCGGCGGTCCGGCGACTACGGCGACACGACCATTGCCCGGGCCTGCGCCATCGCACTGGCCTACTGGGCCACGGGACGGAGTCCCGACGGCTTGGAACTCACCCCCGGCACCCTCTTC
Protein-coding sequences here:
- a CDS encoding iron-siderophore ABC transporter substrate-binding protein gives rise to the protein MLFHRTTRMKPWQRLAAGVSAATLGVGLLAGCGSDSADQADKKSDGAPAAGGTFPVTVEHAFGSTKVDKAPKRVVSVGYTDDQAILALGIKPVGMVDQYPNPPGTSPDINTQWPWVKDKWGDTRPEVIMNNGDAGPNYEKIAALRPDLIIVVYSEIDQAGYEKLSKIAPTVGRTKAEKEPFSAPWQDNAVHIAKALGQEAKGTELVKGIQDKLDTAKKAHPEFANQTAVPLSWYKDSVAPFTTTDVRGRLVTGIGYKGQTEIDKIADGKFYTTLSPERMDLVDVDRLFVIADKADQEALKKFQLFTNLNAVKNGKVSYLLDSEGPAVGAAMSQGTLLSLPYAIDELVKSVG
- a CDS encoding ABC transporter ATP-binding protein, whose product is MSITAARVAPSTLRTTTGREATRWVAAHCREVPWLTIATVFTTVAGAALQVLPLLLLGRVVDGVVAGGPRSILVTTGVLMVAAALLGAAATALSTYLIGRLGADLLARLREGAVRAVLGMPSARIEQVGRGDVLSRVGDDVAVLSKGIRTAVPTVFSAGVLVVIATLGMFGLDWRLGLAGACALPAYGLALRWYLPRSAPLYQKQRAAQADRAQALISGLNGIDTVRAYRLEGAVREKVTHESWRVRELGIEVFRLFGRFVGRENRAEFIGLVLIIVVGYALLEADAASLGEVSAAPLLFHRLFTPLGSIMFTFDEAQKSGASLTRLVGVLEEDSEDRLVGALAAARAADPPDPVPVTVRGLTFRYPDSEEPVVRDVDLTIPAGTSLALVGATGAGKSTLAALIAGIGTPQAGSVHMGSTDLAGLDEAGARALVSILTQETHVFSGPLAEDLRLAAPEATDAQLMDALRTIGADAWVDALPDGLNTPVGEGGERLDGTKVAHIALARLVLGRTPVVVLDESTAEAGSEGAAELERAVLAACAGRTTLFVAHRLTQAMAADRIAVLDAGRVVEQGTHEELVALGGRYARLWRAWREGS
- a CDS encoding FecCD family ABC transporter permease, whose translation is MGTIAVERPVPGGVTEARRRRVVGSLALVLVLLAAVVVSLAVGARALTPAEVWRGLSAAPDPDQRLTEIRLIVRTVRVPRTVLAVAAGVALGVGGALIQGYTRNPIADTGLLGVNSGASFAVVLVIALFGFANPFQYVWFAFLGAAVAGVVVFGLASIGRGAGNPLTLALAGQGVTVFLAAMTTAVALSDKASLNALRFWNAGSVAGVGFDVIWPVIAFIAVGLLLALITLPALNLLNLGDDVARGLGVNIVLSRTIGIAAITLLAGAATAACGPIAFLGLMVAHMARYLTGPDYRWLVPYAGLLGAVVLLVCDIAGRLLVRPGELDAGVVVALLGAPFFAALVWRGKFKSA
- a CDS encoding FecCD family ABC transporter permease produces the protein MTGTEVTEVKALAPVTPGVRLGPVSFVWRPWVVCVTLLLAAATFLMFCVSIGVGDFPIGLSRVMAAVVGGGEQVDKFVIMDLRMPRALAGLVVGIALGVSGAITQSIARNPLASPDILGITWGAGAVAVFLVTVSGGTAAAVVNSVGLSGAALAGGLGTGLLVYFLAWRRGIDGFRLILIGISVSAVMEAITTWLLVTADIRDVARAQAWLVGSLDNRSWDDVGVALWCTLALMVVVTVVAFQFKPLHLGDDVAAGLGVRYARVRAVLLLCAVLLAGVAVSAAGPVSFVALVAPQVAMRLAKCPTPPMAASGMVGALLLIGADLVARTALPITLPVGVVTAVIGGPFLIYLLVRANLR
- a CDS encoding ABC transporter ATP-binding protein, producing MAVSQIAGIESDGDEAVRLAARGVTVGYGGRVVIDDLHVSIPPQVITTIIGSNGCGKSTLLRTLSRLLKPTSGSVVLDGEDIGRLRTRDVAKKLGLLPQAPVAPEGLTVADLVARGRHPHQSWLRQWSSDDADVVARALAMTGVSDLADRPVDALSGGQRQRVWISMTLAQGTDLLLLDEPTTYLDLAHAIDVLDLVDDLHESGCTVVLVLHDLNLATRYSDNLIVMKAGSILAQGHPRDVITAELLYEAFGLRAKVIDDPVGDRPLIVPIGRAHVNTP